The DNA sequence CTAAAGGATCGTTCCAGGTAAAAGTAAGGTTGCCCGGGGTTGGGTTGCCTACCGAACCAGCAGTGAAACCGACCAGCGCTGCATTAAAGTTTTGTGCACCCGTAAAGGTCAAGGCAGCAGGATCGTAATTGATACTGAACTGCATACCAAGGATGTTGTTGAAGTCATTCACCGTTACCGGCAAACAGACATTGTCGCCTTGGCTGGCTGTTGCATCGGCAAGGATTAGTCCAAAACCTTCTAGAGGAGGGCTCACGGTTACGGTACCACTGTTCACGGTGCTGTTAACAGCAGCACCATCACCATTTTGGATAGTTCGTGGAGAAGGAATCGTAACATCAGAAGTGGTGCTCCCTGTAACATTGAAACACAGTCGAACCAGTGACGCAGCATTCGCAAGCGTTACACCCGTAGCGTTGCTCCAGCTCACGGTCAGTACACCTGGTGAAGGGTTCGTGATGGAGGCCGCTCCCCAACCGGGTAAAGTCGCATTAAAGTTTTGCGCACCGGAAAAACTCAGAATGGAAGCATTGTAGTTCACATTGAACTGCATGCTCGTGATATTCGTAAAGTTCGTTACCGTCAACGGTAAACAAACATTGTCGCCCTGATCGGCAGATACATCTGCCAGCGTCAGCGTAATCGGTAGAGGGCCACTCGTTGGAGGACTGATCGTTCCCGGCAAACCGGTAAATGGAACCTCCATCTCGTCGCCATCAATAACTTCAATTGGCGTAGGCATTCCAGAGAAGACCACCGTCGTGCTTTCGTTTGTCAAAACATCAAAGCACAATTCAAAGATGGTCGCACCATTGGGTAGCGTGACCCCCGTAGCTAAAGGATCGTTCCAGGTAAAGGTAAGATTGCCCGGGGTTGGGTTGCCTACCGAACCAGCAGTGAAACCGACCAGCGCTGCATTAAAGTTTTGTGCACCCGTAAAGGTCAAGGCAGCAGGATCGTAATTGATACTGAACTGCATACCAAGGATGTTGTTGAAGTCATTCACCGTTACCGGCAAACAAACATTGTCGCCTTGGTTGGCCGTGGCGTCCGCAAGGATCAACGTGAAACCGTCAAGAGGGGGGCTCACGGTTACGGTACCACTATTCACGGTGCTGTTAACAGCAGCACCATCACCATTTTGGATCGTACGTGGAACTGGGATGGTTACATCAGAGGTTGTATTCCCTGTAACATCAAAACATAGCCGTACCAGTGAAGCGTTATTGGCCAACGTTACACCTGTTGCGTTGCTCCAATTCACGGTTAATACCCCTGGTGAAGGGTTCGTGATGGAAGCCGCTCCCCAACCGGGTAAAGTCGCATTAAAGTTTTGAGCACCGGAAAAACTCAGAATGGAAGCATTGTAGTTCACATTGAACTGCATGCTTGTGATATTCGTAAAGTTCGTTACCGTCAACGGTAAACAAACATTGTCGCCTTGGTCTGCAGATACATCTGCAAGGGTTAGTGTAATAGGTAGTGGGCCAGAGCCTCCTACAGTTACGGTTCCACTTTCACTATTGAAAGGGACATTCATTTCGTTACCGTCAATGATTTCTATAGGAGTGGGAGTACCTGAGAAACTGACGGTCGTGGTAGAATTGCCTGTTACGGTAAAACACAGTTCCAACAAGGTAGCACCATTAGGCAATGTTACACCAGCAGCAAAGGGATCGTTCCAAGTAAAAGTCAGATTGCCGGGAGTAGGATTGCCGATGGAAGCGGAAGTGAATCCGACCAAAGCCGCATTAAAATTTTGCGACCCCGTAAACATCAAAGCAGCAGGATCATAATTGATACTAAACTGCATACCTAGAATGTTATTGAAATCATTCACTGTTACTGGCAAACAGACATTGTCGCCTTGGTTGGCTGATACATCTGCAAGGCTCAAGGTAAAACCTGTAGGCCCACCACTGCCGCCAACAGTTACGGTTCCACTTTCACTATTGAAAGGGACATTCATTTCGTTGCCATCAATAATTTCTATCGGCGTAGGAGTACCTGAAAAACTAACAGTGGTAGTCGTACTGCCCGTTACCGTAAAGCACAATTCCAACAAGGTGGCACCGTTAGGCAATGTCACGCCAGCAGCAAAGGGGTCATTCCAGGTAAAGGTCAAGTTTCCAGGGGTAGGATTACCGATGGACGCAGAAGTAAACCCAACCAAAGCCGCATTAAAATTTTGAGACCCCGTAAACGTCAAAGCAGCAGCATTATAGTTGATACTAAACTGCATACCTAGAATGTTATTGAAATCATTCACCGTTACGGGCAAACAGATATTATCACCTTGATTCGCTGATACATCTGCAAGGCTCAAGGTAAAACCTGTAGGAGTACCGCCTCCACCACTAACAGTAGCCGCGGCATCATTACCTACAAATCCCAGGTCGATTCCTTGTGGATTAAGAATTTCTATGGATTGTGGTAAATTTTCATTGAACTCAATCAGAGTGGTTCCATTCAATTCTCCTCGAAAAGTCAGAGAAAACAGTACCGTCTGGTCCGCAAGACTGACACCCGTAAAATTAGGGTGATTCCAACTCAAAATAACCCTGTCGTTAGGCGCATTTCCCGAACCTGGCACACCAAAAGAACTGGTGGTAAGCCCGGGAAGAGCCGTAGCGTTGATATTTGAGATAGATTGATAACTAATGATCGCAGGATTCCATGTTATAGGAAACTGAATGCTAGCGACATTGGTAAAATTACTAACCCTGACATCAACGGTAAAAGTATTACCTTGAGTGACAGTGTTGGTAGAGGGAGAAAGTGTAAAAGTCGGCTGGGCTACTAACTGTATAAAACACAGCAATAGTAGTCCAGTGAACAGGTGTTTTAGCAGTCCGTTCATGGTTGTGGGGAATTTGGGATGTATGATTAAAGTAGTCCGTCTAACTAAGGTGCTACACGAAGCAATCGGCGGGTAATAAAGGTATCACCCATCTGAAGTTGCAAAATGTAGGCACCAGTATGTTTAAAAAGTGTATTTTCTAATTCAAGCACATGGCTTCCAGGGCTAAAAGTAACCTTTCCGTCCTTGATACGCTGACCACTAACTTCACTTAATGTCCAGAAGATTTCTCCTCCTTCATTAAGTTCAATCAACACATTAGCATTCTTTGAGAATGGATTAGGAGATACTTCCGCTCGCATGGGGAGATTCTCGACGATCGAAGTGCTGTTGATTTCACCAATCGTAATTAGACCTCCTGAAAATTCAGCATTTAGGTCAACGACAGAAGTATCAACGACTTCCATTAAGCCTCCGAAGTCTACCATCGTCTGCTCTCCTTCTGCGCCAATCACTTCTAGTTGCAAAGTGAAGAGTGATCCTCCATCACTTAGCGTATTTCCAGAGAGAGAGTTATCAAAATACAAGTAGGTCAACTCTCCTCCGCTAGCATTCATTGCATTGAAGTTGTCATCTTCAGAAAGTCCAAATGCAATGTTATCTACGCCAACGTATCGCAGCACCATAGAGTCCCAAGTCACACTAAATGCGGAAGAGACAATGTCATTATAATTACTCACAAGAACATTGACATCGATGGTCTGACCCGGTTCAACCTGATTGTCATTAATATAAATAGAGGGGGTGTCTTGTGCGGTAAGAGATAACGACACAAGCAACAAAGAGATAACCCCAAAGCATTGGGATAGTTGAAACTTCATGGGATTATGTAAATTAAGTTACTCAATAAAAATATTGGTGCAAGTTACAAAATTTTATGGTAAGTAATGAAGCATTATTTTTTCTTAAGAATAGTCCTTCAAGTCATCTTCAAAAAACACGAACGGCGGCACCCTGAAAGGGTACCGCCGTTCGTTAGCGTATTTATTGGAATAGGGCAAATTCACAAATTTGCCCTATAACCATCTATCATTACTTTACAGCAATCATCTTCTTGGTTGCAGTGAACTCACCGGCAGTTACCGTGTAAGTCAATACACCCGTTGCACCTTGGATCATCTCCTTGGTCAAGTTGATCGTGTTGTAACCAGCTGCGTAATCACCACGTACTACAGTCAGTACGCGACCACTAGCGTCGCTGATCGTTACGGTTGCTTCTGCATCCGCTGGCAAGTTGAAACCGATCAAGGTTGTTGCTGCGAATGGGTTTGGCGTGTTCTGGTATACTTCGAAACCTGCTACAGCAACTGCTCCGTTAGAGAAGTTTACGCCTACGTTCATGGTGTTACCATTTCCGTAAGCTTCAGCAGCAGTGTAACGGCTAGATACATTGATTACGTCACTCAACTCAGCATCCACTGTTGGGCGGATTACCAGGCTGAACAATACGTCCTCAGAAGTAGCTTTACCGTTCCAAGAAGCAGTGATCATACCTTCAGCAGCGTAACGCATACCGAAGTTCTCAGCTGTAGCTACACCGTACTCGATGTCTACCAACTCTGCTCCGTTCAAGTTCAAGGTACCCTGGAAGCCTTCTACTGATGCCATATCAGCACCACGGAATGCTACCGTGTATACGTTACCAGCTTTCACGCTTACGTTCTCTACTTCGAAGTTGAACTGACCGTTCAACGTACGATCGTCACCAGCCAAAGCATTGGCTTGTGCAGAACCGTTTACGTCACCAATCTTAACACCTACAAAGTCGGCAGTCAATACTGCTTCAGGTAAGTTGTTAACGTTAGCTACTTCTGGGAATTCAGTGAACCATGGGTTGTTTGCTACTGGGAATACAAAGTCTGCATTCACAAAGCGCCAGCTCGTGTTGTTCGCGAATTCCGTATCAATGTTCAAGATCAACTTACGCAACTGGATCATATCCAGGGTAGTGATCGTCTCTGAGTTGTTAACGTCAGCTGCGATGTACTTGTAAGGGCTGTTCAAAGGCTGTACGCCCAAGATGTGCTTGCTCATCAGTACAAGGTCAAATGTAGATACGCCGTTCAAGAAGTTTGCATTCAGGTAAGGAGCTACAGAGTAGTCACCTCCTGCAGGCAATTCAAAGCTGAACGTTCCGTTAGCGTTGGTCGTCATTGTGGCAACGTTTCCGTTAACACTTACTTCCACACCTTCTACCGTTTCGTTGTTTTCTGTAGCGATAACACCCTGGATAGTTCCAGTGCCACCATCAGGACCACAGTCAACGTGCTGCTGTACCAATACATAAGTCTCACAGTAATCGTAGTTACCTTCTTCGTCGAAAGCGTATACGTAGACTACTGTCGTAGCTTCGTCATCTTGCGTCAATACCAATCCAGTATCATCTGGGCTTGGTACGAAGTTAGGATCAGCTTCTACATCTGCTGCACGGTAGATAGCGTACTTCGTCACGCGAGGTAGACCACCGAACAGTTCTGGTCCTTGACCAGTACAGTCACTGATTGGTGAACCTTCGAAGTCAGAAGCCCAGATAGCCATGGCACAACCTCCTTCTTCCTGAGGCATCAAGGTTACAGTCAAACCGTTGATACATACTGGTGCTGGTCCTTTACAGTCGATCACATCGAACACGATGGTCTCGCTGGTCTGGTTACCACAACCGTCCTCAAACAATACGCGTACTGCGTGGTAGATGTTATCTCCCATTGCAGAAGTAATGATTGGGAAAGTACCTGCAAATACGTAAGTACCGTCACCGTTGTCGGTGATGTTACCCAATACGTTCAAGTCTGCTACGAATTCGTTCGACTTGATGTCGCCGTCGCCGTTAGCGTCTACTGCAAATGCGTCTAGCTGTGCGGATACCAGGCTTACTACCAAGTTTCCGTCACCGTCAAACAATTCACACTCGTCAGCTACGCTGAATGGAATGCTTACTGCTTCTTCACAGTTGCCGTCGTCATCACCAAACTGACCAGCTAATAGGTCAGGACAGTTAGCTGTAGGACCTCCGTACTCACCAACAGTTACTACTGGTGCGGTTGAGTCGTATACTTTCACGAATTGCGTGTAGATGTAACGACCGAAGTTACGACGACCAAACTGGTCAGCAGGAATACAACCGATGTTGTTACCTGGGATGTTGTCGTATACGGTGTTAGGAATATCAGAATCTCCGTCACGATCGTTGTGATCGCGGTCGATTACTACTGTGTACTGGATACCTTGCTGAGCGTCAGCTACGTTATCACAGTTGTTGTCTACTGGGCCAAAGCCACTCACCACCCGTACTACTGGGCGCTCGTTACCTTCTACTGAACGGTCTACAGGAAGTGCCTCACCGTCGTCTTCCGTCATACGAGGAAGTACCAAACCAGTGTACTCACCATCCCATACACACCAGTTGATCACATCGTAAGTGATGCTCAACTTGTAACACTCGTCGCCAGTTGCTGAGAAACGTACTGGATCGCCAATGTTTACGCTCAATACATCACAACCTACAGTGGTCGTAATGATCGTTGGTACATCAGGATCACCACAGTCAGCGTCAGCATCTTCTGGGAAGTCGATCGTGAAGTCGTGTACTTCCGTGATCGTGATCAGCTGGCTACAGCTGTTCGTCGAACGGAATACTTCGTTGATGTCGATAGCTCCGTTGCCGTTAGCATCGCCCTCTGGGCGCAACTGCCAAGCTTCGAAACGGCGGGTGATAGTTCCCCAACCACAATCGTTAACCTGGATGTTTGGCGTACGCTCTACGATGGTGTCAACAGCACAGTTGTCTGTACCCGTTGCGCCGCCGAAGATAGAGCTCATCATGATAGAAGTAGCAGCAAAGTCTTCGTCGTAAGCCGTAGCAATATCACCAGGGAAAGCCAATGGCAAGTTAGAACAAGTCAATGTTACTGGTGCTGGTGCGTAGCAGAATGGGTTCAATTTATCTTCTGGAGTGATCACCATCCAACAGATGTTCTCGTTTCCTGACTCGTCAGTTACACGTAGTTCGATCGTGATTTCGTTGTCGATATCACAGCAGTAGAAGTCTACAAAGTCGCCCCATGGGCTCCAACGGTTAGCACTTGCATCACAAGTGTTGTTGCGCCAGTAGTTACGACGTACTTCCAAAGTTACTGCTCCACAGTTGTCGTTAGAACCTTCGTCAACGTCAGAAGCAAAGATGCGTGCGATACCCAGGATACCGCTGGCTGAGTCACCACCGCCAATAGATACGTTCAATTCGTCGTCACATGATGCACTTGGCTCAATCTCGTCCGTTACGATCAAGTCGTACTCTTCACAAGTTTCGTTGCCACAGTCATCTTCGGCACAGATGATCAGGATGTGCTCACCAATTGGTGCTGATACTACATCTCCGTCACACAAGTCACCACCAGCGAAGAATGATTCGCCGAAAGCAAGTACCGTGTAAGTCGTGCCAGCTACGCTTGAACATCCGTTGCCGTCAGTAAGGGTAGGACATGGAATCGCTACGTTCGCCAAACAGCTGAATGGTGAAGTAGATACGTTGATTACTGCTGGAATGCCAGTGATTACTGGGCCAGTAGCATCAAATACTTTGATCAACTGCTGAAGCGTACCAGAACCGCCTGGGTTACACCAGTCGATGATGTTCCACTCACGACGGAGCTTGTAAGTACCTTCACAAACAGTGATACGTGGCTCATCAGAGTAAGAAGCTCCGATGTTACAGTAAATCTGATCAAGGTCGTAGAAACCAAATGCCGTACGCAACCATGGGTAGCCAGATGCTGATGGGTGAGGATTACCGTTTGCATCAACAGCGAAGTTCTCGTCACACTCCAAAGGAGCTACAAATGGAGGGAATACCAAGTCGCCAATCGTTGGCTTACGGAAAGTAATCGTCTGCGTACATGCTGCCGTGCGTGGAGCACCTACACATACACCATCGTAACGGTCTGAGACCGTGAACGTACGTGAAAGCGTTACATCACCACAATCACCTGCAGCACTTACTGCATCAGAAAGGGTAACTTTTACAGGACCACAGTTGTCGCCAACTACAGGGAAACCAGTCAGGTTTACTTTTGCAATGAAAGCATTCAAAGCAGCAGTGCTACCTCCAAAGAAGGTGTTACGCGTAGCCGTGAAGTTCAAGGTACCATCTGCACTTGCAATCCATGACTGAGGCGTCTGGAAGCGGATGAAGTTGATATCGTCACATACTAAATCACGGGTATCGGTAATATTTACAGGGGTAAATTCTGGACCAGAAACACCCGTGTTGTTATCAGAATAGATGCTTACCGTCCAGTTACCAAACTGCGTCGTCAACCAGTTGGTCAATACCAAGGTATAGGTCGTGTTAGGCAACAAAGGCAGGCTCAAACGTAGCGCTGGATCGAATGGGTTACCTCCAGGTACGAAAGCATCGTCAGATGAACCGATGAGGTTCTCACAGGGTGCTGTAGGATCGAAACCACCCTGGAACAGGAACATGCTTCCATCACCCCATGCAGTTTCCATCAAGATCGTGTATACGTCAACAGGAATAGCAAAGTCTGGCGTAGTGAAAGTTACTACGTCATAGTTGTGCACACCGTCAGCCAGGAAGCCCTGGTTCAAACAGCTGTAGTTGTTGAAGTTCAAGGTTGCATCAGCAGCACTTAGGTTACCACTTGCTTGGTGAGCAGCATAGTCCTGCGTTACGGTGCTTGTGTTCGCTGGGCAAGTAACTACTGGGTTGGTCTTGTCTTCGGCGAAGATGTTACCCCAACAAGTGTAAACCAAAGCACCATTGATGTATGCTTCAGCCATGTAAGTGTGGGTACCACAACCAGAAATAACGTTAGTGTTACCACCATCAACAGTGATAACAATTTCTTCAGCACACTGAATGTTACCCGTCATCACCATTTGAGGAGTGATCGTAGCCATACATTCAGCACCTAGGGTAACGTTTACGTTTGCGATGCAAGCGACGTTCAATTCTTCGTCACATGGAGTTTCGATTTCGTTGAACATAACCATCATGCCATATTCTACACCTGGAACACCGAGTGGTCCAAGACAGTCTGCACCGAGTGCACCCCAATTGTCATCACATGTAGTAACTCCATTAAATGGCCCGCCAGTTTGGTGCTGCCACTGACCTGGTAGTCCAACAATGGTACTCGTAACCTCCCAGAACCACTGGGTGGCACTTTCTGCTAAAGGAGCAACCGTTACCCAGTAGCGGGTACTCGGGGTTAAAACAACTTCATCAGTAAATTCAATGAAAAGGTCTGCATCTCCTTCTGGATCAACATCAGCACCTGCAAAGTCGTTTGTGTAAATAGCAGCACCAGGTTCTCCCCCTGCATCTGCCCAAATAATTACACGAACAGTACTGGTAGAAATAAAACCGGCAGTTTCTTCGGTACCAGGTACACTAACCGAACACAGAGATGAACCTACTGCAGGAGAAACAAAATCTTCTGCCCCGTAGGTTGCATTACCTCCAAAGTTGGTCCATACCTGAGACGTAATTCCGTTGACAAATGGGCCAGCAGTATTGTCGTAAGACGGAAGATCACCAATACAGTTTCCTGCAGCAGCGGCTCCAGATGCCCAACCGTCGCTGGCTGAGCTAAAATTCTGTCCCATTACTGGAACAGCAAAAGCAAGACCACCCAATACCATCAGCGCGCTGATTAGTTTGGTAGCATTGCTCAAACATTGTCTAAATGTTTGCATAAGATTACAATTTGTTATGAATAAAAATAAGGTTATGTATGCGCTAATCAATAGCACGGTCTAGGTCGTCCAGACAACTGTTTTTGATCACAATTGTCCAGCACTATTTTTTGGTCGTCGTCAAAAATCGTCACAATATAAAACATTGTGAATAAACACTATGTATAATACCCCAGAAAAAGCAAAAGCCTCACTAGGAATTTTATTTTATTCAACTAACAATAATCTAAAGTAATTGGCAAACAAAATAGGTCTGCGATTGGATGGTGTAAAAGGTGATGCAAATAAAGAATTTTATCCGCAAACTTCATTCATGGGATTATTGTTATTGCAAATTTATGTTTTTATCCATAAAAAAAAGAATTAGGTGTGTTTTTTAACAAAAAATAGTCAAAAAAAACACCTAATTCGCTAACGAATAACGTATTACAAGTAGTTGTTTTTACTGCTTCACCATTGTTTTTACGATTGTCCCAGTATCGGTTGTAATCTGATAAAAGTAAACTCCTGCTTCTTCACCAAGAATATTGTTGTCAACCTCCCAGGTGTGGTTTCCTGAAGAGAGGTATTGGCGATTGGTATAAATTACTGTACCATCAGCAGAAAAAAGCTTAAAACTTACTTCTTCCGCCTTGCTTAAGGAAAAAGGAATTTGTGTTTGCGCACGAAAAGGATTGGGTTCATTTTGCCCTAAAAAGATGAAAGCATTCGTAGGAGTAGCTTCCAACGCAACCCCAAATACTCCTCCTTGAGTATCATAAGCCTCTGCCTTTAAGCTCCGCTCAAGAAGAACAGCATCTGCCAACTCGATATCCAAATTCGGTAATATGGTCAAGTGAAGTTGTCCTTTAGCCAGATTAGCATCAGGCGTATTCCAGCTCATTCTAAGCTCACTACCCAAATTCGCCAGATACTCTGGAGAAAAATCACCCGAAACTTCTACAATTTCAGCCCCCTTGAAACCCAAGCTGAATTGCCAACCACTCAATGCGTCACTAGATTGTAGATCAAAACTAACAGTGGTCAACTCTCCAGTTTTCAGCTGTTGATTCTCAAAAACCAAGGCTAATGCTGATTGTGAAGAACGCTCCTCAGCTAGACCTTCGAGCAATGGTTCGACACTGTTGTTGACATCACCAACCTTTACAGCAATGAAACCACTGTTATAATCAGCAGCATGTTCTGAATAAAAATCCAACCATTCTGGAAAATCCTGCGACAAAGGGTTCTCTCCTTCAGGGAATTCATAAGCTCCCAAAATAAATCGCCAGGAAGTATTCTCACCAAAATCAGTATCGATTCCCAAGATTACTTTTCGTAACCTTATAAGGTCAACAGTAGTGATGGTACCACTTGCGTTGACATCGGCGGCAATCTGTTGGTAGGGGCTAGTAAAGGGTAATATCCCTAAAATATGCCTCTGTATTTGGATAATATCAAATGTAGATACGCCATTGAGAAAATCCTCATTCAATACCGGAAGTAATAGGTTGAGGTCACAAAAACGCATTTCTGAAAAACCATAAGTTCCATTCCCATCAGAAGATTGTGTCTCCAATTCGGTACCAAAAGTAAGCTCCAATGCTACCCCTGGAACAGGAACCCCATTCGGTGTTCTTATTTGACCACTAAGGTTCAGGGTCATGTTGTCACAAATTTCCTGATGTGGTAAAGCCCCGAAGACATTGTCCTGCATGAGATTAATATCTGTATTGTACATGATAATATCTCGCAGAGTCGTATTATGAATATAGTTTTTTTCGGATTCAGTAAGAACCGGATCGTTCCAATAATAAAAGCGGTCACCGTCACGTAATGCCGTAAATTGCTGGCGTAAAATTTCATGTAGGGTAGGTCCAAAAATTGACCCTGGTACCGTGCGTTCGGCCAGCATCCCTACCCATGGGTCGATATCATCAATATTTGTATACAAAGACAATAATCGTGTAAATACAGCAGCGCTCGAATTGATTTGTTGAAAAAAGTTATAAGGTGCTAATCCGAAATTTTCACGAACTGTATTAAAGTCCGGCAAACCTCGCTCCCGCCCACGGTTGATATTAATAGAAGCTAAATCAAGACCACCAAAGCCTGGCTGACCAAATAAGAAGTTGCGAACATCGCCAATAACTTTGGAATCAAATTTTTGCTGAACCTGAACTCCCATTCCTTTTAAGAAAGGTTCAATTCCTCCTGTTTCCTGAATAGCATAAGGATTGAAGAAAGCATCCTGCAAGGTCATATTACCTTGAGGAATGACATTTCCCTGGTTATCAAGTCGCATCAAGTTTGAACTCAGCAGCGTGTGTCCCATACGAAACGCTGCTGCTGTGAACACATTGAACAACTGTGGATTTGAATCCTCATTATACCCCATATAGGGATCCAACTGTAAACCTATAGCTGGCAACCACTCATCATAAACGATCGACTGGATCAAACCACCCACAATTTTACGGGCATGCTGGTAGAGTTCTTCGTCCGTCCATTCCGGATTCCTTGCTGCTAGCAATTTACACTGTCGGTTGTGTTCCCTTACAAAGAGCGTGTGCATCGTTGCCAGTAAAGGGTTTTCACTAGCACGCGAATCTCCCGCAACAAAAATAACATTGGAAATCCCCGTAGCATTATCCATGTGGGGAGAGTTAGGGTCGATAGGATCATCAAATTCTCCCGTTACCGTATTATAAGGTAATAGGTTCCCTGTAGAAACTTTCAACTCTCCTCCTGAAAAAGACCTCAACCAGTTGGCACGATCAAGATCTGATCCGTAGACACCGGAAGCGTCAAGAAAAGCTGTAATTTCATTGATGTAGAGCCGTGGGTTATTAGGCTCTGTACCAGACGCAGGGTCAAAGGCATTTCTATGCATTGGTATAATTGCCATACCCATCCCCAGCGGATCAAACCAGGGATCACCCGCAGGTACATTAATAATTAATGGCTCCGGCCCATCACTTGTAAGCCCAAGATCATGGTCAATAAACTGGCCCCATACCCAAATAAAATCACTGAGCCCTAATGGATCACTAAGAGGAGAATCCTGATTAAACAGGCTGTTCGATACTTCTCGGGGATTAGGACGAGTACTCCCACCTGGTGTACTGTAGCCATCGGCAAAACCTATGGTTGTTCGCTGTAATAATGGTGTATGCGCAGCCCCCCAAAGAGGGTTAGCAAGGTTATTCTGGGAACCATCTATGGTCCGGTAATTGATGACATCTTGCACCTGTGCCAGGCATAAATTAAATGCGCTCAACAGAAGTAGACTGGAATAAAGTAGTTTTTTTGTCATAGCGGTAAGCTTTGATCGTTCATGGGAGAAAAGTCATTATCAAAGGTACTTCTTCTACAAGTAAGTTAATAGTGACATCTGTCACATCTATGAAAAATTAATCAATTGTTGTGATGATTTTTTTCAATATCGCCTTCTAGCTAAAAGCAAATGAATTATACCATCACCACAGCATAACAATCAATGTCGATTTTTGTCATTGGAATATGCCTGAAATGAAATATTTACCTTCAGCAACACGCTAAAAAATTACATCAACAAATAGACATAGTGTCATTTATTCGTCAGTAATTAACTGAAACAGCAAGAATTATCCCTTCACGTGGAGAAGTAACGCAAAAAAAAAGAGCACAGTTGGTCAAGTTGTGAAGAAAATGTTAAATTTGATCGAACTGTTTTGGATACAACAGTCGGGTGATTTCATCGTGAAGGGTGTCTCTAGCGAGATATCCTTCATTTTTTTACCACTTACCGTATTAATATTGGTCGAAAATTAACGTCCCTCAAAGCAGGTAATGCACTGCTAATTCATACCCTCGCAGACCAAAACCGACAATGATTCCTTCACAATGGGGCGAGAGATAAGAGTGTTGGCGAAAAGACTCCCGCTTGTATACATTGGAAATATGAACCTC is a window from the Lewinella sp. LCG006 genome containing:
- a CDS encoding peroxidase family protein — protein: MTKKLLYSSLLLLSAFNLCLAQVQDVINYRTIDGSQNNLANPLWGAAHTPLLQRTTIGFADGYSTPGGSTRPNPREVSNSLFNQDSPLSDPLGLSDFIWVWGQFIDHDLGLTSDGPEPLIINVPAGDPWFDPLGMGMAIIPMHRNAFDPASGTEPNNPRLYINEITAFLDASGVYGSDLDRANWLRSFSGGELKVSTGNLLPYNTVTGEFDDPIDPNSPHMDNATGISNVIFVAGDSRASENPLLATMHTLFVREHNRQCKLLAARNPEWTDEELYQHARKIVGGLIQSIVYDEWLPAIGLQLDPYMGYNEDSNPQLFNVFTAAAFRMGHTLLSSNLMRLDNQGNVIPQGNMTLQDAFFNPYAIQETGGIEPFLKGMGVQVQQKFDSKVIGDVRNFLFGQPGFGGLDLASININRGRERGLPDFNTVRENFGLAPYNFFQQINSSAAVFTRLLSLYTNIDDIDPWVGMLAERTVPGSIFGPTLHEILRQQFTALRDGDRFYYWNDPVLTESEKNYIHNTTLRDIIMYNTDINLMQDNVFGALPHQEICDNMTLNLSGQIRTPNGVPVPGVALELTFGTELETQSSDGNGTYGFSEMRFCDLNLLLPVLNEDFLNGVSTFDIIQIQRHILGILPFTSPYQQIAADVNASGTITTVDLIRLRKVILGIDTDFGENTSWRFILGAYEFPEGENPLSQDFPEWLDFYSEHAADYNSGFIAVKVGDVNNSVEPLLEGLAEERSSQSALALVFENQQLKTGELTTVSFDLQSSDALSGWQFSLGFKGAEIVEVSGDFSPEYLANLGSELRMSWNTPDANLAKGQLHLTILPNLDIELADAVLLERSLKAEAYDTQGGVFGVALEATPTNAFIFLGQNEPNPFRAQTQIPFSLSKAEEVSFKLFSADGTVIYTNRQYLSSGNHTWEVDNNILGEEAGVYFYQITTDTGTIVKTMVKQ